In Pseudoalteromonas carrageenovora IAM 12662, the following proteins share a genomic window:
- a CDS encoding response regulator transcription factor, whose amino-acid sequence MKLLMIDDDTGLCELLSEYLTAQGFEIQSVHDGAQGLKLAQTNDYALILLDVMLPTLDGFEVLKQLRQTKLTPVIMLTAKGEDFDRIFGLELGADDYIPKPFNHRELLARVKAITRRIEHINSLSVPTTNNKLLVNGITVNLAAREASINNSTLTLTGTEYEILALLCKNAGEVVSKEQISEEVLGRRLASFDRSIDMHVSNIRKKIAEHIQAERIKTMRGTGYVFIQGE is encoded by the coding sequence ATGAAACTATTAATGATTGACGACGACACTGGCCTTTGTGAGCTTTTAAGTGAGTACTTGACTGCGCAAGGCTTTGAAATTCAAAGCGTACACGACGGTGCTCAAGGTCTAAAGTTAGCTCAAACAAACGACTACGCACTTATATTATTAGATGTAATGCTACCTACACTTGATGGTTTTGAAGTACTTAAACAACTTAGGCAAACAAAGCTTACACCGGTCATAATGCTTACCGCTAAAGGCGAAGACTTCGACCGCATTTTTGGCTTAGAGCTTGGCGCCGACGATTATATACCTAAACCTTTTAACCATCGTGAGCTACTAGCCCGTGTTAAAGCAATAACCCGCCGTATAGAGCATATTAATAGCTTAAGCGTACCCACTACCAATAATAAGCTGCTTGTTAATGGGATTACCGTAAACCTTGCTGCGCGCGAAGCTTCAATTAATAACTCCACACTGACTCTTACTGGCACCGAGTACGAAATTTTAGCGCTATTATGTAAAAACGCTGGCGAAGTTGTGAGTAAAGAACAAATAAGTGAGGAAGTTTTAGGCCGGCGCCTAGCCTCTTTCGACCGCTCTATTGATATGCATGTAAGTAATATACGTAAAAAAATAGCAGAGCATATACAAGCCGAGCGAATTAAAACCATGCGAGGTACGGGCTATGTCTTTATCCAAGGCGAATAA
- a CDS encoding ATP-binding protein yields the protein MSLSKANNNVYFAWLKHPRHYLFFKIFFWFWLTIIGTVAALVFLSNITAINAVTNEPLSGPMKKNLIYTAKSVERSVIKHKRSLNEILVHPRLTKRKLLYLSAAQGEDARSNKEVPENIDLSLLNFTQNMSPQVIFTEKYQAFGPVNINVPEGSFYLYEIDINHQPPLLLRFKLMPNWMKIFIAIAASLVLSFVFSRNLIAPINSLKKAAIKLSAGDLTARADIPLNRKDELGVLGRDFNSMANQLELLISSQKRLLADISHELRSPLTRLKMATGLAQMQANEPSQSYLLRIEKEANQLDKMIADVLQVSRLEAKSQALSLQKQSLQVIVDHVINDAQFEAKQNNKQLKVTGSVAVNINCDEALIASALENLLRNAIKYAQHTISITLKHSNAIYIEICDDGSGVPNEQLSKLCEPFFRQSDARDRVSGGTGLGLAIAKNAITAHGGNLVLSNKEQGGLCANITLPLIKE from the coding sequence ATGTCTTTATCCAAGGCGAATAATAACGTGTATTTTGCTTGGCTAAAACACCCTAGGCATTACTTATTTTTTAAAATATTTTTTTGGTTTTGGCTAACTATAATTGGCACTGTAGCGGCTCTTGTATTTTTGAGTAACATAACCGCAATTAATGCTGTAACCAACGAGCCACTATCTGGCCCGATGAAAAAAAACCTAATATACACAGCCAAAAGTGTAGAGCGATCAGTAATAAAGCATAAACGCAGCTTAAACGAAATATTAGTACATCCAAGACTCACAAAACGTAAGCTTTTATATTTAAGCGCTGCGCAAGGCGAAGATGCCCGCAGCAATAAAGAAGTACCGGAAAATATAGATCTTAGTTTATTAAACTTTACTCAAAATATGTCTCCACAAGTTATTTTTACCGAAAAATACCAGGCGTTCGGGCCTGTAAATATAAATGTGCCGGAAGGAAGTTTTTATCTATACGAAATAGATATAAACCATCAACCACCGCTACTTTTACGCTTTAAACTAATGCCTAATTGGATGAAGATATTTATTGCAATTGCGGCCTCACTGGTTTTGAGCTTTGTATTTAGCCGTAACTTAATCGCTCCTATAAATAGCCTAAAAAAAGCCGCTATAAAATTATCTGCCGGCGACTTAACCGCCAGGGCCGATATTCCATTAAACCGTAAAGATGAACTAGGCGTTCTTGGACGCGATTTTAACAGTATGGCTAATCAGTTAGAGCTACTTATTAGCTCACAAAAGCGTTTACTTGCCGATATATCGCATGAACTTCGCTCACCTCTAACACGTTTAAAAATGGCTACAGGGCTTGCACAAATGCAGGCTAACGAACCCAGCCAATCGTATTTATTACGTATAGAAAAAGAAGCAAACCAGCTTGATAAAATGATAGCCGACGTATTACAGGTTTCTCGTTTAGAGGCAAAAAGCCAAGCGCTTTCGCTGCAAAAGCAGTCTTTACAAGTTATTGTCGATCACGTAATTAATGATGCTCAATTTGAAGCTAAACAAAATAATAAACAGCTAAAAGTTACGGGTAGTGTGGCTGTAAATATTAATTGCGATGAGGCACTAATAGCCAGCGCGCTTGAAAACTTACTTCGTAATGCGATTAAATATGCTCAACACACCATTAGCATAACCCTAAAGCATTCAAATGCCATTTATATAGAAATATGTGACGATGGGTCAGGTGTACCTAATGAGCAGCTAAGCAAGCTTTGTGAACCGTTTTTTAGACAATCAGATGCTCGCGATCGCGTAAGTGGAGGGACTGGCCTAGGGCTTGCTATTGCTAAAAATGCCATTACCGCGCATGGCGGAAATTTAGTCTTATCGAATAAAGAACAAGGTGGCTTGTGTGCTAATATAACCTTGCCATTAATCAAAGAGTAA
- a CDS encoding alpha/beta fold hydrolase has product MFYSSEAQLESNQEAINVFYTSHLTKSYLDTPAGKLFYAYAIPDNAATAVVISTGRVEGLEKYKELIWELYCNNFAVFIMDHQGQGRSYRHLKNKHKGFVKHYNNYSSDLNNFDQQIVSKHWQGKKVMLAHSMGSAIAIDYLAKFENSYKGVFLSAPMFDIFTKDVPKIPTQFIVKLATLLGLHSFYAFGQGNYNPIPFTENVLTSSEERYTYFRQTYKLEPNIQLGGVTFGWLAATIAFLKSIDKLNVPIPLFIASAASDTVVNNEAQYSLAKRHAHATIESFEDAKHELLFERDEIRKPLLTNFYQFCESVTS; this is encoded by the coding sequence ATGTTTTATAGTTCAGAAGCCCAGCTTGAGAGTAATCAAGAGGCCATTAATGTTTTTTATACTTCACATTTAACTAAAAGCTACTTAGATACACCTGCAGGAAAGCTATTTTACGCATACGCAATCCCTGACAATGCTGCAACTGCTGTAGTAATTAGTACGGGCCGTGTTGAAGGCCTAGAAAAGTATAAAGAACTGATATGGGAGCTGTATTGTAATAATTTTGCTGTGTTTATTATGGATCATCAAGGTCAAGGGCGCTCTTACAGGCATCTTAAAAATAAGCATAAAGGCTTTGTAAAACACTATAATAACTACAGCAGTGACCTAAATAACTTTGATCAGCAAATAGTTTCAAAGCATTGGCAGGGTAAAAAAGTCATGCTGGCTCATTCAATGGGTAGCGCGATAGCGATTGATTACTTAGCAAAATTTGAAAACAGCTATAAAGGCGTGTTTTTGTCTGCGCCTATGTTTGATATTTTTACAAAAGACGTACCAAAAATACCAACGCAATTTATTGTTAAGTTAGCCACTTTGCTTGGCCTACACTCTTTTTATGCTTTTGGACAAGGCAACTATAATCCAATTCCATTTACTGAAAACGTACTTACTAGCAGCGAGGAACGTTACACCTACTTTAGGCAAACCTATAAATTAGAACCTAACATACAATTAGGTGGCGTTACGTTTGGCTGGCTAGCAGCTACGATAGCGTTTTTAAAGTCTATTGATAAGCTAAACGTACCAATCCCTTTGTTTATAGCAAGTGCAGCTAGCGATACAGTGGTTAATAACGAAGCACAGTATAGCCTTGCAAAAAGGCATGCTCATGCAACAATCGAGAGTTTTGAAGATGCAAAACACGAGCTACTTTTTGAACGTGACGAGATTCGAAAGCCGCTATTAACTAACTTTTATCAGTTTTGTGAGTCTGTTACTTCTTGA
- a CDS encoding cation diffusion facilitator family transporter: MVMVSLMIGAKTWAWLASGSASMLGSLTDSLMDITATAMSFLVLGYALRPADDDHRFGHGKAEALAGLGQAAFIAGSGCLLAFHGIERLFNPIQLTHSLLGVWVSIFAIVCTLVIVFVQNKVVKYTDSIAIKADSVHYKGDLILNAAVLLAILLAYYGVLYADPLFAIGVAGYLLYNSWDIARDSADHLMDKELPDDEKQSIFDIAKEHADVHGVHGIRTRQGGKIKFIQMHLELDDNLSLIRAHNVADEVEAMISARFESEVDILIHLDPLSVLVNPSTVQEVTDSQN, encoded by the coding sequence ATGGTTATGGTGAGCTTAATGATTGGCGCAAAAACATGGGCATGGCTTGCGTCAGGCTCTGCTTCAATGCTTGGCTCATTGACTGATTCGTTAATGGATATAACAGCCACAGCCATGAGTTTTTTGGTATTAGGTTATGCACTGCGACCAGCCGATGACGATCACCGTTTTGGGCATGGTAAAGCTGAGGCGCTTGCAGGATTAGGGCAGGCAGCATTTATTGCAGGATCAGGTTGTTTACTTGCATTTCATGGTATTGAACGCTTATTTAATCCAATACAGTTAACGCATTCTTTATTGGGCGTATGGGTAAGTATTTTTGCAATTGTGTGTACGCTGGTAATTGTATTTGTACAAAATAAAGTAGTTAAGTACACCGACTCTATTGCTATAAAAGCCGATTCAGTACATTACAAAGGCGATTTAATATTAAATGCTGCCGTGCTATTGGCTATTTTACTCGCTTATTATGGCGTACTTTATGCCGATCCCCTTTTTGCAATTGGGGTGGCGGGCTACTTACTTTATAACAGTTGGGATATAGCGCGTGATAGTGCCGATCATTTAATGGATAAAGAGCTGCCAGATGATGAAAAGCAAAGCATATTCGATATAGCTAAAGAACATGCCGATGTGCATGGTGTACACGGTATTCGAACTCGCCAAGGCGGGAAAATTAAGTTCATCCAAATGCATTTAGAGCTAGATGATAACTTAAGTTTAATACGTGCCCATAATGTGGCTGATGAAGTGGAAGCCATGATAAGTGCACGTTTTGAATCTGAGGTAGATATACTCATCCACCTCGATCCACTTTCTGTTTTAGTAAATCCTAGCACTGTTCAAGAAGTAACAGACTCACAAAACTGA
- the trmL gene encoding tRNA (uridine(34)/cytosine(34)/5-carboxymethylaminomethyluridine(34)-2'-O)-methyltransferase TrmL, with translation MLDIVLYQPEIPPNTGNIIRLCANTGYALHLIEPLGFEWDDKRVKRAGLDYHEFSHVQRHASFEAYLEKCKPKKVYACTTKGSQFHHEASYEAGDCLVFGPETRGLPDEMIQALPNDQRVRIPMQPNSRSMNLSNAVAVFVYESWRQLGFPNAQ, from the coding sequence ATGCTGGATATTGTTTTATACCAACCTGAAATTCCACCTAATACAGGTAATATTATTCGCCTATGTGCAAATACAGGCTATGCGCTGCATTTAATTGAGCCTTTAGGGTTTGAGTGGGACGACAAGCGTGTAAAACGTGCAGGCCTTGATTACCACGAATTTAGCCACGTACAGCGTCATGCATCATTTGAAGCCTACCTAGAAAAGTGCAAGCCAAAAAAAGTGTATGCATGTACAACTAAAGGCAGCCAGTTTCATCATGAAGCTAGCTACGAAGCGGGAGATTGTTTAGTCTTTGGCCCTGAAACACGTGGCCTGCCTGATGAAATGATTCAAGCATTGCCAAACGATCAACGCGTACGCATTCCGATGCAGCCAAACAGCCGCAGCATGAACTTATCTAACGCGGTCGCCGTATTTGTGTATGAATCTTGGCGCCAGTTGGGCTTTCCTAACGCGCAATAA
- the gpsA gene encoding NAD(P)H-dependent glycerol-3-phosphate dehydrogenase: MSTATTAVTVLGAGSYGTALAICLARNGHNVTLWGRNSDDVATLAAERKNQRYLPDAPFPDTLTLEADLHQAVASSKIVLVVVPSHAFGDTLQQIKPALQEGAEIAWATKGLEPNTGRLLQEVALQELGDEVALAVLSGPTFAKEMAMGLPTAISVSSTSPEFAQQLADLLHCGRSFRVYNNDDFIGIQLGGAVKNVIAIGAGISDGVGFGANARTALITRGLAELTRLGCALGAKPETFMGMAGLGDLILTCTDNQSRNRRFGLALGKGESVEAAIESIGQVVEGFRNTKEVYLLAQRAGVEMPITEQIYKVLYENKDMKEAAMALLGREQRSE; this comes from the coding sequence ATGAGTACAGCAACTACAGCTGTTACTGTATTAGGGGCGGGGTCTTACGGCACCGCCCTTGCTATTTGCTTAGCCCGAAATGGTCATAACGTGACTCTTTGGGGTAGAAATAGCGACGACGTTGCCACGCTTGCAGCTGAGCGGAAAAATCAACGTTACTTACCTGATGCTCCTTTCCCAGACACTCTTACTCTTGAAGCCGACTTACATCAAGCCGTTGCTAGCAGCAAAATTGTACTTGTTGTGGTACCAAGCCATGCATTTGGCGACACACTTCAACAAATTAAACCTGCATTACAAGAGGGTGCTGAGATTGCGTGGGCTACTAAAGGCCTTGAGCCAAATACAGGGCGCTTACTGCAAGAAGTAGCTTTACAAGAGTTAGGTGACGAAGTTGCGCTTGCCGTGCTTTCTGGTCCTACATTTGCTAAAGAAATGGCAATGGGTTTACCTACCGCTATTTCTGTTTCGTCTACGTCGCCTGAGTTTGCTCAGCAATTAGCTGATTTACTTCATTGTGGCCGCTCATTTCGTGTGTATAACAATGACGACTTTATTGGTATACAGCTAGGTGGTGCGGTTAAAAATGTCATTGCTATTGGTGCCGGTATTTCGGACGGTGTGGGCTTTGGTGCAAATGCGCGAACCGCGCTTATTACTCGTGGGCTTGCAGAGTTAACTCGCTTAGGTTGCGCTCTAGGTGCAAAGCCAGAAACCTTTATGGGTATGGCAGGCCTTGGCGATTTAATCTTAACCTGTACAGATAATCAATCACGTAACCGTCGATTTGGTTTAGCACTTGGTAAAGGTGAAAGTGTAGAGGCAGCAATTGAGTCTATTGGCCAAGTAGTCGAAGGCTTTAGAAATACCAAAGAAGTGTATTTATTAGCGCAGCGTGCTGGCGTAGAAATGCCAATCACTGAGCAAATTTATAAAGTACTTTATGAAAATAAAGACATGAAAGAAGCCGCAATGGCGCTATTAGGCCGAGAGCAGCGTTCTGAATAA
- the secB gene encoding protein-export chaperone SecB, whose protein sequence is MNEETQNAAAAQEGAQFTIQRIYTKDVSFETPNSPAIFQKEWTPEVKLDLDTRSNKLDEGVFEVVLALTVTASIGEETAFLCEIQQAGIFTIAEVEEVQLAHMLGAFCPNVLFPYAREAVSNLVNRGTFPQLNLAPVNFDALFAQYMQQRTAQTDQVTADA, encoded by the coding sequence ATGAACGAAGAAACTCAAAACGCAGCAGCTGCACAAGAAGGCGCACAATTTACTATTCAACGCATTTACACTAAAGATGTATCGTTTGAGACGCCAAACTCACCAGCTATTTTTCAAAAAGAATGGACGCCAGAAGTTAAGCTAGACCTAGATACTCGCTCTAACAAGTTAGATGAAGGCGTGTTTGAAGTTGTTCTAGCGTTAACTGTAACCGCATCTATTGGCGAAGAAACTGCGTTTTTATGTGAAATTCAACAAGCAGGTATTTTTACTATTGCTGAAGTTGAAGAAGTGCAACTTGCACACATGCTAGGTGCATTTTGTCCTAACGTGTTATTCCCGTATGCTCGTGAAGCAGTATCAAATTTAGTTAATCGTGGTACTTTCCCACAGCTTAACCTTGCGCCAGTTAATTTTGACGCATTGTTTGCACAATACATGCAACAACGTACTGCGCAAACAGACCAGGTTACAGCAGACGCATAA
- the grxC gene encoding glutaredoxin 3, translating to MSNVVLYTKAYCPFCQRALSLLNSKGVEYTNIDIGVQPELRDEMIAKTGGASTVPQIFINNEHIGGCDDMMAIEAQGKLDAKLNA from the coding sequence ATGAGTAATGTTGTTTTATACACCAAAGCGTATTGTCCATTTTGTCAGCGCGCTCTTTCGCTTTTAAATAGCAAAGGCGTGGAATATACAAATATTGATATTGGTGTACAGCCTGAACTTCGCGATGAAATGATCGCCAAAACAGGCGGCGCAAGCACAGTACCGCAAATTTTTATTAATAATGAACATATCGGTGGCTGCGACGACATGATGGCAATAGAAGCGCAAGGTAAACTTGACGCTAAGCTAAACGCTTAA
- a CDS encoding rhodanese-like domain-containing protein — protein sequence MDQYIEFITNHPILSLAWVGLVFLIVSGLIKSKFSAIRQINPQQLTLLINREDGKVVDIRAQKEFSAGHIANSVHLSPEKAKQSDFSSLEKYKSKPIILVCTTGMTAQGTATAMHKAGFEEVYVLASGMGAWQSASLPTTTGR from the coding sequence ATGGATCAATATATTGAGTTTATTACAAATCATCCCATTTTAAGCCTTGCTTGGGTTGGTCTTGTTTTTCTTATTGTAAGCGGTTTGATTAAAAGTAAATTTTCAGCAATCCGTCAAATTAACCCTCAACAACTTACGCTTTTAATTAATCGTGAAGACGGTAAAGTTGTTGATATTCGCGCTCAAAAAGAGTTTTCGGCAGGCCATATTGCTAACTCTGTGCACTTGAGCCCTGAAAAAGCGAAACAATCTGACTTTTCAAGCCTTGAAAAGTACAAGAGCAAACCCATTATATTGGTATGTACCACAGGTATGACTGCCCAAGGTACTGCAACTGCGATGCATAAAGCTGGTTTTGAAGAGGTTTATGTATTGGCAAGCGGTATGGGTGCGTGGCAATCAGCGAGCCTACCAACTACAACAGGTCGCTAA
- the gpmM gene encoding 2,3-bisphosphoglycerate-independent phosphoglycerate mutase encodes MTEHKKPLVLMILDGWGHREDEQSNAILAANTPVLDELWATRPHTLISASGLDVGLPDGQMGNSEVGHVNLGAGRIVYQDFTRITKAINDGEFDSTPALVENIDKAVNAGKAVHIMGLLSPGGVHSHEDHIVASIKLAAKRGAKEVYFHGFLDGRDTPPRSAKASIERIEALFAELKCGRLASLVGRYYAMDRDNRWNRVEKAYDVMTLAKGDFNFNNGVDALNAAYERDENDEFVAATTITPAGFEPAAINDGDTVIFANFRADRAREITRAFVEPEFDGFTKKKSPKLSAFVMMTEYAADIDAPVAFGSSALVNVLGEWLEKNDKTQLRISETEKYAHVTFFFSGGREDEFKGETRELIPSPQVATYDLQPEMNSEMLTDKLVEAIKSGKYDAIICNYPNGDMVGHSGVFEAAVKACEAVDTCIGRVVDALEEFGGEALITADHGNAEQMANLKTGQAHTAHTSEPVPFIYVGRDAEPMQGKALSDVAPTMLHLMGMEQPNEMTGTPIMMLK; translated from the coding sequence ATGACAGAGCATAAAAAACCACTGGTATTAATGATTTTAGACGGTTGGGGACACCGCGAAGATGAGCAAAGTAACGCTATTCTTGCAGCTAACACACCGGTATTAGACGAATTATGGGCAACCCGCCCACACACATTAATATCAGCTTCGGGTTTAGATGTTGGCCTTCCTGACGGGCAAATGGGCAATTCAGAGGTTGGCCACGTGAACTTAGGCGCCGGGCGAATCGTTTATCAAGATTTCACTCGCATTACCAAAGCAATTAACGATGGTGAGTTTGACTCAACACCCGCATTAGTTGAAAACATAGATAAAGCAGTAAACGCAGGTAAAGCGGTTCATATTATGGGCTTATTGAGCCCAGGTGGCGTACATAGCCATGAAGATCACATTGTTGCCAGTATCAAACTTGCAGCAAAACGTGGCGCTAAAGAAGTATATTTTCATGGCTTTTTAGATGGTCGTGATACACCACCGCGCAGCGCTAAAGCCTCAATAGAGCGCATCGAAGCGTTATTTGCAGAGCTAAAATGTGGCCGTTTAGCCTCACTTGTAGGGCGTTATTATGCAATGGACAGAGACAACCGCTGGAACCGAGTAGAAAAAGCATATGACGTAATGACCCTAGCAAAAGGTGATTTTAATTTTAATAACGGTGTAGACGCACTTAATGCCGCATACGAGCGCGACGAAAACGATGAATTTGTAGCCGCTACAACAATTACTCCAGCGGGTTTTGAGCCTGCGGCAATTAACGATGGCGATACTGTTATTTTTGCTAACTTTAGAGCCGACAGAGCCCGTGAAATAACTCGCGCATTTGTTGAGCCTGAATTTGACGGCTTCACCAAGAAAAAATCTCCAAAACTTAGCGCATTTGTAATGATGACAGAATACGCAGCCGATATTGATGCACCTGTTGCTTTTGGCTCGTCAGCACTTGTAAATGTGTTAGGAGAGTGGCTAGAAAAAAATGACAAAACGCAGCTACGTATTTCTGAAACAGAAAAATATGCACACGTTACGTTTTTCTTTAGTGGTGGGCGCGAAGACGAATTTAAAGGTGAAACACGCGAGTTAATTCCTTCACCACAGGTAGCAACTTACGATCTACAACCTGAAATGAATTCAGAAATGCTTACAGATAAACTCGTAGAAGCAATTAAAAGTGGAAAATACGACGCTATTATTTGTAACTACCCTAATGGCGACATGGTAGGTCACTCTGGCGTGTTTGAAGCTGCCGTTAAAGCCTGCGAAGCTGTAGATACGTGTATTGGTCGTGTTGTTGATGCATTAGAGGAGTTTGGTGGTGAAGCATTAATTACTGCCGATCATGGTAATGCAGAGCAAATGGCTAACCTTAAAACAGGTCAAGCCCATACAGCTCATACTAGCGAGCCAGTTCCATTTATTTACGTAGGTCGCGACGCTGAGCCTATGCAAGGTAAAGCACTAAGCGATGTAGCACCAACAATGCTTCATTTAATGGGTATGGAGCAGCCTAACGAAATGACTGGCACACCTATCATGATGTTGAAATAA